Below is a window of Paremcibacter congregatus DNA.
ACCCTACTTAATCTTTTCATACTCCTTCATTATCGTCATTATTCTTCCTCAATTTTATTAACATTTGAATAATATAAGGTTTTGATTAAATACCAGTCTTCCGGCCCTTCCGCCAGACCCGCATCAGGCAAGATTTATCGACCAGACGTTTCTTTAGATACATCCACCGATAAAGCCTTATGTAATTCATGCAACAGGATTTCCCTTTGCCGGTTATTGGGTGCTTTTTCCAGTTTGTTACGGATATCAAGCGTAAGCTGGGCATACGCATTATGCCAATCCGTCCGGTCCACCAAATCAAGGGACAGGCGCCGCACCACTTTATGGATACGTCTTGGTTTCTTTGCCTTTTCCAGAAGGAATTCATCGTCCATTGCCGGAATAATCACTTTATCAGATTCCATCCCCTGCTGACGTAACGCCCTCTGCATTTCGTGAAGCGCCCCGTCTGATCCATGCGTGAGAAATAACCCCTGACGGATCGGCGCCCGGGCCATGACCCAATCAATCAGATTCTCTGAATCTGCATGACCCGAATAATGATCCAAGGACCGTATCCGCGCCCGTACCTCGATTTCCTCACCCTGTATTTTCACTTGCTTCACCCCGGACTCAAGCAAATTCCCCAAGGTGCCCACCACTTGATACCCGGACAGCAGGACGGTTGATTGCGGGTTCCACAGGTGGTTGCGCAGATGATGCCGAATGCGGCCGGCATCGCACATACCGCTGGCCGCCAGAATAATCACGCCGCCATGGAACCGGCTGATCGACTTGCTTTCTTCCACGGTTTCGGTGAAATGGAACCGGGGATGAGAAAATGGCGCGCCCCCGTCATACGCATTATTCAATTCCTTTGCGTGATCGGTAAAAACCGACGTAATCTTGATCGCCAAGGGAGAATCGAGGAAAACAGCAGTACTGTTGATGACGTCATGACGCAATAAATATGCAATATCAAGCAACAATTCCTGTGACCGTTCAAGGGCGAAAGACGGAATGACCATATTTCCCCCGGTCGCCATAGCCTCATTAATTTCCTTGGCAAGAATAGACCGCCGCTCCTCCACCGATATATCCGGTCGATTACGGCCACCATATGTGGATTCACAAAAGACATAGTCAAAATCCTGTGGCGCGTCCGGACTATCATGGAACAGTTTATTGTCCGGACCAAGATCACCTGAAAACAAAAGCTTCAGCGTATCGCCCTTGTCGATAATCTCCACTTCTATGGAGGCGGACCCCAGAATGTGTCCTGCGTTCCAGAACCGCGCCCTGACATCAGGCTCTGGTTCAATCCAGGTTTCATAATCCGTGCAGCGCACTTGATGCATCACCGCCTCGGCATCGGCCTGGGTATAAATAGGCTCTACCCGCGCCCTGCCGCGTTGTTGATTGCGGCGGTTCAGGCGCGAGACTTCGAATTCCTGAATATAACCGCTATCGGGCAACATATAACGGATCAGGTCCCGCGTTGCCGTTATGGTATAAATCGGGCCTCGAAAGCCCGCTTTCATCAACTTCGGCAGCAACGCCGAATGGTCAGCATGAGCATGGGTCAGTAAAACAAAATCGATTCTGGATGCATCAAACGGAAAGGCCTTGTAATTGAGTTCCTTAACAGATTTAGACCCCTGGAACAGGCCGCAATCCACCAGAAACTGATATTTTCCCGCCCGAATCCAGTAACAAGACCCGGTGACTGTCCCCGCCGCCCCACAAAATTTAATTCGCACTGACATCGCCTATTTCTCCTTCTGTAATGCACCCGCCAATAACGGGGCCAGACATATCGCATTCGAGGCATGCACAATGCTGTCCGTTGACCGGATCCAGCCCACCCCCGATTTTTCCAGCTGCGCCAAATCCTGATCCCGACACAACATATGCGTCGCCATCACATCAATGTCCTCCACCCCGGCGAGCTTCAAAGCCGCTGCGCAACGGGCGATGGTCATGCCACTGGAAATCACATCATCGACGATCAGCGCATTCTTGCCGGCATAGGCCTGATCATCCGGCAGTTTTACAGTGACTGTCCTGTCACCGGTTCGGATTTTTTCCGCAATCACCACCGACAGGCCTGTGACCCCGGCAATGGCGTCCACCCATTGGCGGGATTCACTGTCCGGACCGATCAACAACGTCGTTTCGCGATCATATCCTTGCCGGACCGCCTCGGCGATCGGCCCGGTCGCTGACAGCCGATCGGCTTCGCATCCCGGAAAGATAGTTTGCAAATCAGGGGTACGGTGCAGATGGGGATCAACCGTGACAATCCGGTCGAAATAACCCGCGAGAAAAGCCCCTATCACCCGCTGGCTTACCGCCTCGCCGGGCTTGAACGCCATGTCCTGGCGCATATAACACAGATAAGGCGCGACGAGCACAATCCGCCTCGCCCCATTATCACGCAACGCACTGGCCGCCAGGGCAAGGCTGATCAGCCTGCCATTGGGATGATCAAGACTGGTATAAAGCAAAATAGTGTCAGTCACAGCCGCAACCGTTACCTTTACCTCCCCATCCGGGAAATTATGGGTCATGATTTCCTGAACAGGACAGTTCATCTGTTGCGCCAGCCTTATGGCAGGCTCGGCCTGATCGGCGAAATGATGCAGGGATAAGGTCATGAAGCCGCACTCCCGATATGATAGCCGCTTTCCTCTTGGGCAAAGGCGGTAGCAAAACCAAAATCCGCCTCAAAACAGGCATGAATACGGTATAGCGGCATCCCCTTCTCGACCTTATCGCCAACCTTCTTGAATAAATCAATCCCCGCCCCCTTTGACAGGGGCGCCCCGGCCAGACGGGCGATACGCGCCATGCGGAAACAATCAATCGTTCTGATCACACCGGTTTCGGCCGCACAAACATCCAGAGTCAGCTCCCCCAGAGCAACCGGGGTCGTCTGCCGTCCCTGGGCCTCAATGATTTCTTCCATCCGCCGCAAAGCCGCGCCGGACTCCAACAACTCCTGAGCCCGTTGGTAGCCCGATCCGCCCCTCAACGCCGGATCGGATTCAAGCAAGGACCCGGCGATCCGGAGAGATTTTTCCCGCAGATCCCCCGGCGCATCCAAATCATTGCGCAGAACCGCCATGACATCACGGGCTTCCAGTACCGGTCCAATGCCATTGCCGATCGGTTCAGCTCCATCGGTGACGATCACCTCCACATGCAGCCCCATCTCCGCCCCGACATATTCAAAAAGCTTGCGCAACCGCAGCGCATTACCAGCGCCTGAAATCTTCGCTGACGGTCCAACCGGAATATCGATCAACAAATGCGTCGACCCTGCGGATATTTTTTTCGACATGATCGAAGCCACCATCTGTTCACGCGTATCAATGCCCAATGGGCGTTCCACCGAAATCAGAATATCGTCCGCCGGCGACAAATTCACATGGCCTCCCCATACGATACAGCCTTTACAGTCTTCCACCACCTGCTGCATTTCATGCATGGACAGATCAACCCGGGCCAACACCTCCATCGTATCAGCTGTTCCGGCCGGCGAGGTAATCGCGCGGGAAGATGTCTTGGGGATCAACAGCCCATGGGCCGCAACAATCGGCACAACAATCATCGACGTCCGGTTTCCCGGAATGCCACCGATACAATGCTTATCGACAACGGTTTCGGTATTCCATTGCAGCTTCACCCCCACATGGGACATGGCATGGGTGAGCGCCAGAACCTCCTCCGTCGTCATAAAACCGGCACAGGACACCAGAAAGGCGGAAATTTCCATCTCGGAATATTGATGACTGGCAATATCCTTTATGATGTCTTCGATCTGGTTTCGATCCAGACTATGGCCATGAATTTTGGCCCGCAGATGATCCAGACTGCGCGGCGGCTCCGCTGGTGCGATTGCCACCGGCGACCCTTCCGGCAATCCCATGCGGCGAAACGCCTGTTCTGACAGGCCCAACTCATCCCCCTCCAACAGACATTTATCATCTACAATCATCAATGTCGCCAATAAGCGATTGTGGCCATTAACCACGAGGATTTTCTTAAAAGCCCTGAATTCTTCCGGCCGGTAATGGGGACAATCCCGCGCCATGAAAGCCACCGTATCACGATACGTATCAATGGCTATTTTTTTCAACTTAAGCATGAACATCTCTTTTGTTTGCGTGAAAGGGATACGTTACGCCTGAATTATTCCTCTCTCCTTGACTTTGGTCAATCTGTTAAATGCCTTAAGTTTTCAGATTTCCTGTCTCTGTCTTTTACAGCCTCGTGGATCATCGCAGGAATTCCATACAAAAAACCCGAGGACGGGAAACATTCCATCCTCGGGTGCACAGGTCGAAGGCGGGGGATGCGCCTTCGTTTAAATCACGTCAGTTTAGAAGTTCGCCGTGACACGCACATAATAGCTGCCCCCGTTAAAGCCCGCCGGGTGGTTCAGAGGATAGATCGCCCCCAGAAAGCCGCCATCACGTCCGGTAAAGCCCGCAGTTTCCCATTCCTTCGGATAAGCATTGAAGATATTTTTCGCCCCCACAGCCACGTCAAGATTTTCCGTGATCTGATAAGACAATTGCGCATCAACAATAACCAGCGCATCGGTGGTCACCGGCAGAGTGGAATCGTTAAACAGCGATTCATAAGCCTCGCCAAAATAGTTAAAGCGCAAAATGCCGTTAAACTTGTCCACATCATGAGAAAAGGTCATGGTCGCCCGGGTACTCGGCAACGCATCTTCTATTTCCCGTTCACGTCCGTCTCCGATGGTCGCCCCGCGATTGGTCACCTTGGTATCCGTATAATTGAACGCCAGAGTAACATTGGTCTGACCATAATCATCCCAATCTTTCTTATAATTGGCCACCAAATCAAGTCCCTGCGTCCGGGTATCAAAATCATTGACGAAGAACTGGACATTGCTGATGGTGGCGGCTTCCGGATTACCGGCGGCGACCAGAGCGGCGCGGCTGGCATCATCAATATCTGCAGAGGTCAGGGAAATCCGGTCTTTCACCGTAATCCTGAAGTAATCCAATGTGATATCAAGTTCTCCGACAGACGCGACAATTCCCATGCTCCAGTTACGGGCCTTTTCAGGGTCCAGCTGCCCCCCGCCAAAGAACTCGGCGATCGGGTTGGTGCTGGCGATCACCAGCTGTTCGATCAACTGCCCCCCGCTGAAAGCCGTCGAAGAACGCTGCAGGTTGGATTGTCCCAGTGTCGGGGCCCTGAAACCTGTACTGAAGGCACCGCGAACGGCAAAATTTTCACTGATGTTATACCGAGACGCTACCTTGGCGTTCACCGTACTGCCAAAATCAGAGAAATCTTCGAACCGGCCGGCAAAAGACATCATAAACTGATCGGTGATATCCGCCTCCAGATCAATATAGCCACTGATGCTGTTGCGGCTGAACTTGCCCGCTACATCCGCATTGAACCCCTGAAAGCCATTGGCCCCGGCGGAAAAACCTTGATCAATGTAGTGCCCAACTTCATAGGAGGCAAGATCACCGGCAACTATTTCAAAGGTTTCCTTATGATACTGCATCCCGAAGGCGACATTCAGGTCTGATGCCCATCCTTCCATTTTAACCGGGTAATTAAAATCGGCATTGGCGACGGTTTCTGACTGTACCTGACGACCGAGATTGAAATCTGTTGGTGTATCAGGCCCCAGTGAGGCATTCAGGGAATTTGATATCCGGTAATCCACATCATTGCGCCCCGTACTGATGCTGGCGTCATAGATCAAACCAAACCCAAACTCTCCCTTAACACCCGCTGTGGCGCTATAATCTTCAACTGTGCCGCCAAACCGCGGCGTGAACCCGCCGGGATACAGCGATTGAAAAGCAAAACAATTGGCCGGCGCACTGTTGATAAAGGCCTCAGCATCGCCGAAACTAGATGTTGGCAATGGTCCGGTCGGACACCCCCCGTCTCCTGTGGTGTCTCCAAATAACACATTGCCACCTGCGGCAAACACACCCGACCTGTTGGTCGGATTGCGATAAAAGAAGCTGCCATCCACATCACGGGTGGCATAGTTGCCAAAGGTATACAGTTCGGCTTCCCCAACAGGAAGGCCTGCATTGACAATAATTTTATAATCATTTTTGACTTCGGGTGAGCCCCAGACCACAACCGGGTCAGCCACTGGGAAACCGGCCGCTGCCAACGCGGCGGCACCGCTGTTGGTCCCTTCCCCGTCCTGAACGCCCCGGCTTGTCGGGCTGGCATCCTTGACATTAAACGACAGAACAGCAAAACCCTCGTCCCCGACATGGGTGCCAAGGGCGCCAGAAGCCTCCCAGGTATCCCCATCCCCTTTATAGGAGCTGCCATATTGCGCCGAGATCATACGGATTTCCGGATCATCCTGAAGCGCGTAGTTGATCACTCCGGCAATGGCGTCAGAACCATATTGCGCCGAGGCCCCATCCCGCAGGACTTCAACCTGTTTCAGGGCCGCCCCGAACAGAGGCGTGATATCCGCTCCTTGCGCGCCACGATTGACACCCGAGACAAATTCCCCGAGTACGGCTCCCCGATGCCGACGTTTGCCATTCACCAGCACCAACGTGTGGTCTGACGGCAGCGCCCGCAGGTTCACCGGCCGCACCATGGTCGCCGCATCGCTGATCGGTTCACGATTGGCGCTCAGGGACGGAATAACAGACGTAAGAACATCAATAATATTTGTGTTGCCCTGCGCCGAAAGGTCATCCCCACGGATCACATCTACCGGAACAATGGCTTCC
It encodes the following:
- a CDS encoding MBL fold metallo-hydrolase is translated as MSVRIKFCGAAGTVTGSCYWIRAGKYQFLVDCGLFQGSKSVKELNYKAFPFDASRIDFVLLTHAHADHSALLPKLMKAGFRGPIYTITATRDLIRYMLPDSGYIQEFEVSRLNRRNQQRGRARVEPIYTQADAEAVMHQVRCTDYETWIEPEPDVRARFWNAGHILGSASIEVEIIDKGDTLKLLFSGDLGPDNKLFHDSPDAPQDFDYVFCESTYGGRNRPDISVEERRSILAKEINEAMATGGNMVIPSFALERSQELLLDIAYLLRHDVINSTAVFLDSPLAIKITSVFTDHAKELNNAYDGGAPFSHPRFHFTETVEESKSISRFHGGVIILAASGMCDAGRIRHHLRNHLWNPQSTVLLSGYQVVGTLGNLLESGVKQVKIQGEEIEVRARIRSLDHYSGHADSENLIDWVMARAPIRQGLFLTHGSDGALHEMQRALRQQGMESDKVIIPAMDDEFLLEKAKKPRRIHKVVRRLSLDLVDRTDWHNAYAQLTLDIRNKLEKAPNNRQREILLHELHKALSVDVSKETSGR
- a CDS encoding ribose-phosphate diphosphokinase, which codes for MTLSLHHFADQAEPAIRLAQQMNCPVQEIMTHNFPDGEVKVTVAAVTDTILLYTSLDHPNGRLISLALAASALRDNGARRIVLVAPYLCYMRQDMAFKPGEAVSQRVIGAFLAGYFDRIVTVDPHLHRTPDLQTIFPGCEADRLSATGPIAEAVRQGYDRETTLLIGPDSESRQWVDAIAGVTGLSVVIAEKIRTGDRTVTVKLPDDQAYAGKNALIVDDVISSGMTIARCAAALKLAGVEDIDVMATHMLCRDQDLAQLEKSGVGWIRSTDSIVHASNAICLAPLLAGALQKEK
- a CDS encoding thymidine phosphorylase family protein, whose amino-acid sequence is MLKLKKIAIDTYRDTVAFMARDCPHYRPEEFRAFKKILVVNGHNRLLATLMIVDDKCLLEGDELGLSEQAFRRMGLPEGSPVAIAPAEPPRSLDHLRAKIHGHSLDRNQIEDIIKDIASHQYSEMEISAFLVSCAGFMTTEEVLALTHAMSHVGVKLQWNTETVVDKHCIGGIPGNRTSMIVVPIVAAHGLLIPKTSSRAITSPAGTADTMEVLARVDLSMHEMQQVVEDCKGCIVWGGHVNLSPADDILISVERPLGIDTREQMVASIMSKKISAGSTHLLIDIPVGPSAKISGAGNALRLRKLFEYVGAEMGLHVEVIVTDGAEPIGNGIGPVLEARDVMAVLRNDLDAPGDLREKSLRIAGSLLESDPALRGGSGYQRAQELLESGAALRRMEEIIEAQGRQTTPVALGELTLDVCAAETGVIRTIDCFRMARIARLAGAPLSKGAGIDLFKKVGDKVEKGMPLYRIHACFEADFGFATAFAQEESGYHIGSAAS
- a CDS encoding TonB-dependent receptor plug domain-containing protein — encoded protein: MRHYSTRPSSTPFRKPNKFKTSLVAGVSLLAVCEGGGAQAQVHTLNYSQPQGEVNVFQIEAGDLKTALNAYIEQSGKQLIYRDDQIRGVTTMGAAGSLTNKEALVQLLTGSQLIMRRDSSGAVLVVLDDSHTKAGWQKIAYTSDAEKAASLDVYEEDEQQESTGKVTIDEIVAVGSRRAQARSALEAIVPVDVIRGDDLSAQGNTNIIDVLTSVIPSLSANREPISDAATMVRPVNLRALPSDHTLVLVNGKRRHRGAVLGEFVSGVNRGAQGADITPLFGAALKQVEVLRDGASAQYGSDAIAGVINYALQDDPEIRMISAQYGSSYKGDGDTWEASGALGTHVGDEGFAVLSFNVKDASPTSRGVQDGEGTNSGAAALAAAGFPVADPVVVWGSPEVKNDYKIIVNAGLPVGEAELYTFGNYATRDVDGSFFYRNPTNRSGVFAAGGNVLFGDTTGDGGCPTGPLPTSSFGDAEAFINSAPANCFAFQSLYPGGFTPRFGGTVEDYSATAGVKGEFGFGLIYDASISTGRNDVDYRISNSLNASLGPDTPTDFNLGRQVQSETVANADFNYPVKMEGWASDLNVAFGMQYHKETFEIVAGDLASYEVGHYIDQGFSAGANGFQGFNADVAGKFSRNSISGYIDLEADITDQFMMSFAGRFEDFSDFGSTVNAKVASRYNISENFAVRGAFSTGFRAPTLGQSNLQRSSTAFSGGQLIEQLVIASTNPIAEFFGGGQLDPEKARNWSMGIVASVGELDITLDYFRITVKDRISLTSADIDDASRAALVAAGNPEAATISNVQFFVNDFDTRTQGLDLVANYKKDWDDYGQTNVTLAFNYTDTKVTNRGATIGDGREREIEDALPSTRATMTFSHDVDKFNGILRFNYFGEAYESLFNDSTLPVTTDALVIVDAQLSYQITENLDVAVGAKNIFNAYPKEWETAGFTGRDGGFLGAIYPLNHPAGFNGGSYYVRVTANF